One genomic window of Sphingobacterium oryzagri includes the following:
- a CDS encoding glycosyltransferase, with product MPYNIAYYVHHHGAGHLMRAIAIAKALIKQRDCEITFLGTGLSRYRSEIPSEIGVTELPADVPAATDVHYRTAEVPNLHYSPFHVQGLLDRNVLILQHFQAHPETLCVVDVSSEVTQLARLSGIPTIVIRQHGDRLDLAHQLAYESADLIVAPYPESMSTPSQEGIYDYKTLFSGGFSRYDDLPTQPDIAHEHDIAVLVGKGGTNFNSHFVYQLQRQLPEHYRLHIIGDLFRPQTNNNITMYGQLADPQPILARCSVVICNAGHNTIMEVASLRKRTVCIPASRPFDEQFAKAAALQRLGLAIVVAEADMMSVDWLDILRQANELDVSRWSSIIDESALHKIAKKIFQTFDSHFHTSRNEQ from the coding sequence ATGCCATATAACATCGCTTATTATGTGCATCATCACGGTGCCGGACATCTTATGCGTGCCATAGCGATAGCCAAAGCTTTGATTAAGCAACGCGATTGCGAAATAACATTTTTAGGGACAGGTTTGTCCAGATACCGGAGCGAAATACCTTCTGAAATCGGTGTTACTGAACTTCCGGCTGACGTTCCGGCGGCTACGGATGTGCATTACCGTACTGCTGAAGTGCCCAACCTGCATTATTCGCCTTTCCACGTTCAAGGTCTATTGGACAGAAATGTGCTTATTTTACAGCACTTTCAAGCGCATCCGGAAACGCTCTGTGTTGTAGACGTATCCAGCGAGGTCACGCAACTAGCCCGACTATCCGGTATTCCGACCATTGTCATTCGCCAACACGGTGACCGGCTAGATCTGGCACACCAGTTGGCGTACGAAAGTGCCGATCTTATTGTAGCGCCTTATCCGGAAAGTATGAGTACGCCGTCACAAGAAGGCATTTATGATTATAAAACACTTTTTAGCGGTGGCTTCTCCCGATATGATGATCTGCCAACGCAGCCTGACATAGCACATGAGCATGATATTGCCGTGCTTGTCGGGAAAGGTGGTACAAATTTCAACAGCCATTTTGTATACCAACTTCAGCGGCAGCTGCCTGAACACTATCGGCTGCACATTATCGGCGATTTATTTCGACCACAAACGAACAACAACATCACGATGTATGGGCAGCTTGCCGATCCGCAGCCCATTTTAGCACGCTGTTCCGTAGTGATTTGCAATGCCGGACACAATACCATCATGGAGGTAGCTTCTTTACGCAAGCGCACAGTTTGCATTCCCGCTTCCCGTCCCTTTGATGAGCAATTCGCAAAAGCAGCAGCTTTACAGCGATTAGGGCTGGCGATTGTCGTTGCAGAAGCGGATATGATGTCTGTAGACTGGCTGGATATCCTTCGGCAAGCCAACGAGCTTGACGTCTCGCGTTGGTCGTCTATCATAGACGAATCAGCATTGCATAAGATTGCTAAAAAAATTTTTCAAACGTTTGATTCTCATTTCCACACCAGCCGGAACGAACAGTAA
- a CDS encoding glycosyltransferase family 4 protein → MKIGIIAHLKHPIRKPFMGGLEAFTHDITKLLIARGHDVTLFASELSDPALNVYPIMSDTDYDRETLSRFRSHEMSEDFISTHHAYLELMQDIDNKGFDIIFNNSLNYVPITMSTICKTPVITVLHTPPIFEMKRAAAKERAAGGMTYVSVSEPNADAWKPYINNCTVINNGIDLNQWTYQAVNDRQYVVWFGRIHPDKGTHLAIQAAKLAGKKIKIAGSIADRHYFETFVEPLLDADAEWVSHCTHEELNGLIGNAEVSIITPCWDEPFGLVVAESLACGTPVAGIARGALPSILTHETGALTKSCDPEEIARCVLAASKLDRIACREQAVGRLCQISMVERYEHLFNEVIQKQFFRHAI, encoded by the coding sequence ATGAAAATAGGCATCATAGCACATTTAAAGCACCCGATACGCAAACCTTTTATGGGCGGCCTGGAGGCATTTACGCACGATATCACCAAACTGTTGATTGCGCGAGGCCACGACGTAACGCTATTTGCGAGCGAGCTATCTGATCCGGCATTAAACGTATATCCAATCATGAGCGATACAGACTACGATCGGGAAACATTGAGCAGGTTTCGTTCGCACGAAATGAGTGAAGATTTTATATCGACACATCATGCCTATCTCGAACTGATGCAGGATATTGACAACAAAGGATTTGACATTATTTTTAATAATAGCCTCAACTATGTACCTATCACGATGTCTACGATTTGCAAAACACCTGTCATCACGGTGCTGCATACGCCGCCGATCTTTGAAATGAAAAGGGCGGCTGCCAAAGAACGAGCAGCGGGCGGCATGACCTATGTATCGGTTTCTGAACCGAATGCTGATGCCTGGAAACCCTACATCAATAACTGTACGGTTATTAACAATGGCATTGATCTAAATCAGTGGACATATCAGGCTGTTAACGACAGACAATATGTCGTTTGGTTCGGAAGGATACATCCCGACAAAGGCACGCACCTAGCCATTCAGGCAGCCAAACTTGCGGGTAAGAAAATTAAAATAGCGGGTTCGATTGCCGACCGGCACTACTTTGAAACATTTGTTGAACCGTTATTGGATGCAGACGCCGAATGGGTGTCGCATTGCACACACGAGGAGCTCAACGGCCTGATTGGCAATGCCGAGGTAAGTATTATCACGCCTTGTTGGGATGAGCCTTTCGGACTGGTCGTCGCAGAAAGTCTGGCCTGTGGCACGCCAGTAGCGGGAATAGCCCGCGGCGCTTTGCCAAGTATTTTAACGCATGAAACTGGCGCGCTGACCAAATCATGCGATCCGGAAGAAATCGCGCGTTGCGTGCTTGCCGCATCAAAACTTGACAGGATAGCGTGCCGCGAACAGGCCGTTGGAAGACTTTGTCAGATTTCCATGGTGGAGCGTTACGAGCATCTGTTTAACGAAGTCATCCAAAAGCAGTTTTTTCGGCATGCCATATAA